The sequence TGCAAAGTACAACAAACACCATGTACAACTGAAGAATGTAAATTTATCTGctcaaataaattgattgagaCACTTTTAAAGCGTCACAGTGATCGTTTCACAGTGTTAGCACATGTCTATTAGTAGTTGGCAATGCTCAACACTTTTTTCTTTGGTAATGAGGAGTTGGTCATCTCAGGCTTCCATTATTGGTAAAAACAAAGTCTACGTGAAAATGATGTCAAGGTGAATTTTTAGGCATGCATGTTATATGAGTTTTGGCAGTGTTAGGCGCACATACCAGCTGATCACAGATATTTGTTGACAAATATGTAAGCAAGTCAGATtttcaaagaacaaaaaaagtCACCATTAGATCTTAAGATTTAATACGTAAATTATGTTAATAGAAAATTTACAATACAAACGTTGCAAATtacaatatgaaaaataaacGAGTAAAATATAAAACCCACCCACTAAATTAAATTTGATTAATAAAACGTTCCAATGAAGAGTAAGAAGAGCCACCTTCCACCAAGGTTTTCTTGCTCTTTTCACTCATCTCCTTCACTCTTTTCCGTACATCACCGTCGCGCTCCATCGCTTGCCTTATCCCTCTTTCTATATCTTCTGCACTCACCAACACGTCACTGTCCTTCCTATAATCCAACTTAATCTCCACTGCCAATCCCAATTCCTTAACCAGTTGAAAGGCATTCAGGTTTTGCTCCGCGTACATTGGCCACGTGGCAATCGGCACCCCGTTCCATAAACTTTCCAACGTGGAATTCCACCCGCAATGTGATACAAACCCTCCGATCGCCGGATGGGCCAGGATGGCCGCTTGCGGGGCCCAACCTATCACCTTCCCAATCGGAGCTGTCCGATTAAGAAACCCTTCGGGCAAGACTGCGTTTAGATCCGCATAGTCGCTTGGCATAGCTATCTTGCCTTTAGGTGGGGGCCGGCGTAGGGACCACAAAAACCGCTGCCCGCTATGCTCCAGCGCACAAGCTATCTCTTTCACCTGGGCCTCACTGAAACTTCCCATGCTCCCAAAACATAGGAACACCACCGACAAAGAGGGCTGATCATCGAGCCACCTGAAGATATCCGAGCCCTTATTTTCATCACATCTTTTGAGGTTCAATAAGGGCCCCACTGGATACACGGGTGGGATTTTATCATCAAAATCAAGATAATGAAGAGCATGCAAATCCAGCTCCAAGAATGTATTTACCAAAATACCCTTGATTTGTCTACACCTGCTGGTATAGTTGAGGATTGATTCGGTGATCTCTTTGTCCGCAAACGTACCGGGCAAGACTGCGGCAGGGCAAGGGTTGATGAAACTCGGGACGGCCAACTCAGCGCTCGAGCGCGTAAACTCAGTTATATCTATGCCGCCCTCGTCGCGAAGCAATTGAAAATGGAACAAAAGTGCGAGCAGCGAAGCGTTGGAGGTGAAGAACGCGTAGGAGGGAACCATGAATTCGTCAGCCACGTCAACTAGGGTTGCGCATAAAAAGTCGAGCACGAAGCCGGCAAGCCGAGGCCTCGACATCGACTCAGACTGATCTGACTCAGAAAGTAAGTTGACAACGGCGTCTCTGATGTGAGTTTTGTGATTTTCGACGAGGATTCTGATCAAGGACCCGTGTTTGGGGATGGCTTCTTGTTTGTCCGGTTGGGCTTCGGGGAGGTTAACGAAGTTGATGCGGTGAGAGATTGAAGAGTCAGCGATGGTGAATGGTTGGTCGTAGGGAAGCTTCATGACGAGGACTGTGATAAACAGTTGGTCGTCCCGAGCAACGAGTTGCTCTGCAATCTCGATCGCTGATACGATGTGGCCGATAACCGGGCCGGGAACGACAACTAGTTGTGCTGGTCTCTTCATCTTTTCGGAAATGGCAATGAAAAGCTCAGCTGTTTTATTTAGAAAAAATGTTTCATATTATAGTAGAGTGGTGTGATGTCATGCCTTCGCTCACAGTTTCTGAATTACtggacaagtcaagatcttaattagtttaatattgGAATGACGGAAATCAAGCCAGAGGATAAAACAAAAGGTTATCAGATTTGATTTTGGTCGCACTACTAGTCGTAGGCCAGTGCAACTGTTTTGCCATTATTACAAGTCGGTCAAAGAGTAGGAATTGAAAAGATATATTA is a genomic window of Malus domestica chromosome 09, GDT2T_hap1 containing:
- the LOC103441429 gene encoding UDP-glycosyltransferase 71A16-like, with translation MKRPAQLVVVPGPVIGHIVSAIEIAEQLVARDDQLFITVLVMKLPYDQPFTIADSSISHRINFVNLPEAQPDKQEAIPKHGSLIRILVENHKTHIRDAVVNLLSESDQSESMSRPRLAGFVLDFLCATLVDVADEFMVPSYAFFTSNASLLALLFHFQLLRDEGGIDITEFTRSSAELAVPSFINPCPAAVLPGTFADKEITESILNYTSRCRQIKGILVNTFLELDLHALHYLDFDDKIPPVYPVGPLLNLKRCDENKGSDIFRWLDDQPSLSVVFLCFGSMGSFSEAQVKEIACALEHSGQRFLWSLRRPPPKGKIAMPSDYADLNAVLPEGFLNRTAPIGKVIGWAPQAAILAHPAIGGFVSHCGWNSTLESLWNGVPIATWPMYAEQNLNAFQLVKELGLAVEIKLDYRKDSDVLVSAEDIERGIRQAMERDGDVRKRVKEMSEKSKKTLVEGGSSYSSLERFINQI